The DNA segment GTGCCTGGGGAAAAACCTTTGCAAAAGTGAGGAATTTGCTATTGCAAAAAACACCTATCGGAAGTAAACCTACTTTTCCTGATATTATCGCCCATTCCGCACTTAACGATTTAGCCACTATATTCATTGGCGGCAGCAGCGTAATCAGCGCAAAAACGGTAAGGAAAATATATGAAAAAATATCTACTGCCCAATCTTCAGAAGTTCTTTTTATTTTAGACATTATGTTCACCTACAATTACATTTATATTTACCAAATGCTTCTCTTTACCAATTTTCTACTTAAGGCATTTGCTATCATTACAAGTACAAATCCGATTACGGAATTAAACAGACCTACGGCGGTGCTGAAACTGTAATCCATTTTCCCCAGACCCATTCTATAAACATATGTACCTATAACATCACCTACATCATAAACAGTTGGATTATACATAAGCAAAACCTGTTCTGTACCAACCTGCAGAATATGACCTAACCTCAGTATAAAAAGCATGACTATAGTAGATGCAATCCCCGGCAATGTAATATAAATAATCTGTTTAATTCTTCCTGCCCCATCTATCTTTGCAGCTTCATACAGTTCCGGGCTTATTCCAGTGATTGCCGCAATGTAGATAATAGCACTCCAGCCTGCTCCCTTCCATCCGGAAGAAATCACCAGTATACTCCTGAACCAATGTTTGTCCATCAAAAATGAGATAGGCTTGCCTCCAAATAAAGAAATAATATTATTAACAAACCCGCCCGAAGGCGAAAGTATATTTATAAAAATACCCGAAACTACCACCCATGACAGGAAATGCGGCAGATATATAATAGTCTGCACTGTCTTTTTATAAAAGATATTTTTAATTTCATTCAGAACAATAGCTATGAAAATCGGCAGTGGAAAGAGAAATATAATATCATATATACTCAACAAAAGCGTATTGCGGAATACCCTGAAAAACTCCTTTGAATATAAAAGGTTTCTGAAATGCATTAGCCCGACCCACTTGCTTCCCGAAATCCCCTTGAAAATATTAAAATCTTGAAAGGCTATTGTCACCCCATACATCGGTAAATATTTAAATATTATTAAATATACTAACCCCGGTATTAAAATCAGATACATATCATAATTTTTTTTAATGGTTATCCATATGCTTTTTTCTTTCACATCTTTATTATCCTTCTTAAATGATATACGCTTCATTTTGCTCACCTCTTCCTTTATGTAGATTAAATAATTTAGTCATGCTTATAAATTTAGGATAAAAAAATGATTTATTTGAATATTAAAATGATTATTGCAACCTGTAAATGAATATTATTTTCTTATTGTTCATTATATTCATATACATGTTGCCTATTTTGTAAGCTAACCTAGAAGACTTTAGAAGTTTGAGAAATGACTGACCGGTATGTTAATAGATTGTGATTGATTATATTCGCTGTCTCCTTATGAGAAACGCCTTTGTGAACTATTTTTAATATTATAACAATTATGAATGATTGTTCATTATTTTCCATTTGAACATTTATTTATAAAAAAACAGCAGGAAGGTTTAACGATCTCCCCGCTGTTTTCTATTGGAAGTTTCTCTGAATTCACTTGGAGTTATACTTGTATACTTTTTGAAATTTCTGTTAAAGCTGTGTATGTCAAGGTAACCACATTCATGGGCAATATCGGAAATATTTTTTTCATCTTTTAGAAGCATTTCCTTCGCCTTTTTTATTCTGAGTTCGTTGATATAATCAATAAAATTATCTCCTATTTCATTTTTAAAAAATTTGCTAAGAGATGACTGTGGAATTGAAAATTTATCCGCTAAAAATGATAAAGACAAATTGCTGTTACAGAAATTTGCGGCAACATATCGAACCATTTTATCCTTAAATTCATTTTCTTTACGATGCTTTGAGCCTTTTATCGCATCACATATAATTCTGTAAAAAGATACAGTTTCCTTGTAAACATCATCAAGAGTTTCACATTTCAGCAGATCTGGGAGTACATTGCCCTGCATAATTCTATTATATTCTTCTGTTCTAAGTTCAGACAAAGCCTTCATAGCAGTATTTATTATTTCAAAGTATAAGCATCTTGCTTCTCTCAAGGATATAGTATTTTGACTGACATTTTTCATTATAGTTTCTAATACCCTGGAAATTCCAATGAAGTTTCCTGCTTTTAGGCACTCAATAATAACCTCTTCATTATGAAACGAATAGTAATGTATTCCGTTTCCGTGGGTATTTATTTCGTTAAAAGTAATAACACTATTTTTCCCCTTTGCTATTTTATAGTCTGATGCTTCTTTCGCTTCTACATATGACTTTGATATATCCATTACAGAATGGCAAGTATTTCCTATGCCTACTGTAAGTGAAAGTCCCAGATTATCATTAAAATAATCTATAACTTTTCGTCCCACCGACTTCATTTCATATACACTATCCATCTTATCATTCAATAAATTGATAACGGCAACAGCTTGATTATCTAAATCGAGTACATAGCATTTCCCAAGCGGTTTTATCATCTCTTCTATCGTTTTTAAAGCAGAGATCTTATACAATTTCTGAAATACTTTAAACTTC comes from the Clostridiales bacterium genome and includes:
- a CDS encoding ABC transporter permease subunit — protein: MKRISFKKDNKDVKEKSIWITIKKNYDMYLILIPGLVYLIIFKYLPMYGVTIAFQDFNIFKGISGSKWVGLMHFRNLLYSKEFFRVFRNTLLLSIYDIIFLFPLPIFIAIVLNEIKNIFYKKTVQTIIYLPHFLSWVVVSGIFINILSPSGGFVNNIISLFGGKPISFLMDKHWFRSILVISSGWKGAGWSAIIYIAAITGISPELYEAAKIDGAGRIKQIIYITLPGIASTIVMLFILRLGHILQVGTEQVLLMYNPTVYDVGDVIGTYVYRMGLGKMDYSFSTAVGLFNSVIGFVLVMIANALSRKLVKRSIW